The following are from one region of the Nostoc cf. commune SO-36 genome:
- a CDS encoding RibD family protein, which produces MLQHRPTTTVVLAMSADGKIADFRRSPARFGSKVDKAHLEKQIAAADAVLFGAGTLSAYGTTLTVTDPTLVQHRVQEGKPEQPVHIVTTSSANLNPEIRFFKQPVRRWLLTTTAGALSWKERLQTLASTLGTEEQKCPPEFEQILVFETPTREIDILAALKHLATLHITRLVILGGGELVASLLALDLIDELWLTVCPLILGGNTAPTPVEGKGFLPDLAPKLQLIEVQTVEQEVFLHYRLQRPVD; this is translated from the coding sequence ATGTTGCAACATCGTCCTACTACTACAGTTGTTTTAGCAATGAGTGCAGATGGCAAGATAGCAGATTTTAGGCGATCGCCTGCCCGGTTTGGTTCGAAGGTTGATAAAGCCCATTTAGAAAAACAAATTGCTGCCGCTGATGCCGTTTTATTTGGTGCTGGTACTTTAAGTGCCTACGGAACAACGCTTACCGTTACAGATCCAACTCTAGTGCAACATCGGGTGCAAGAGGGGAAGCCAGAGCAGCCAGTTCATATAGTGACTACAAGCTCTGCAAACCTTAATCCGGAAATTCGCTTTTTTAAGCAACCAGTTAGACGCTGGCTACTAACGACAACAGCAGGAGCGCTTTCATGGAAAGAACGCTTACAGACGCTTGCCTCAACTCTGGGAACCGAAGAACAGAAGTGCCCTCCAGAATTTGAGCAGATTCTGGTTTTTGAAACACCAACGCGAGAAATTGACATTCTCGCAGCTTTGAAGCATCTGGCCACTCTACATATAACACGCTTAGTCATCTTGGGTGGAGGTGAATTAGTAGCTTCTTTACTGGCATTAGATTTAATTGATGAATTATGGCTGACTGTCTGTCCGCTGATTTTAGGTGGTAATACTGCACCCACACCCGTCGAAGGGAAAGGATTTTTACCCGATTTAGCTCCCAAGTTGCAACTTATAGAAGTTCAGACAGTTGAGCAAGAAGTGTTTTTGCACTATCGCCTGCAACGACCAGTAGATTAG
- a CDS encoding RNA-guided endonuclease InsQ/TnpB family protein has translation MTIQNLVYNEIRAFFGLSANLAVRACARVGANRKTAKQKDKPVKTFKPTSADYDARIFSFREKDWTVSLTLTNGREHIKIDAGNYQRGKLKGRKPTSAQLCKHRDGNYYIHIQIKDEPLTLIKSTNVIGVDFGRRDIAVTSNNDKWDGKQINDIRDRFSRVRSSFQRKATKGTRSTRRRAKQTLKRLSGKERRFQQWLNHNISKSIIQDALKNNAAVAIEDLTGIRERTNQKPRNKTERRRSNSWSFYQLRSFLEYKGIQFGVEVIAVPPAWTSLTCHQCLHIGLRSDKRFRCTNEACSWSGDADLNGAKNIATIGANLVNSPRGSNCLCCKLSVDSSGLLKAYTVREASV, from the coding sequence ATGACTATTCAAAATCTGGTTTATAACGAGATTCGCGCTTTTTTTGGGTTAAGCGCAAATTTAGCTGTTCGTGCTTGTGCCAGAGTTGGAGCTAATCGCAAAACTGCCAAACAAAAAGACAAGCCAGTTAAAACATTTAAGCCAACATCGGCTGATTATGATGCCAGAATTTTCTCATTTAGAGAGAAAGACTGGACTGTTAGCTTAACTCTGACTAATGGCAGAGAACACATCAAAATTGATGCTGGTAATTACCAAAGAGGTAAATTAAAAGGCAGAAAGCCAACATCGGCACAACTATGCAAGCATCGTGATGGTAACTACTATATCCACATCCAAATCAAGGATGAGCCACTAACACTAATCAAATCAACTAATGTAATTGGTGTTGATTTTGGGCGCAGAGACATTGCTGTAACTAGCAATAATGATAAGTGGGATGGAAAGCAAATTAACGATATTAGAGACAGATTTTCTAGAGTGAGAAGTTCTTTCCAAAGGAAAGCCACGAAAGGCACAAGGTCTACTCGCCGCAGAGCAAAACAGACTTTGAAACGGTTGTCGGGGAAGGAGAGAAGATTTCAACAATGGCTAAACCACAACATTAGCAAGTCCATTATTCAGGACGCATTAAAAAATAATGCAGCAGTGGCAATTGAAGACTTAACGGGTATTCGTGAAAGAACTAATCAAAAGCCAAGAAACAAAACAGAGCGTAGGCGTTCAAATTCTTGGTCTTTCTATCAATTAAGGTCTTTTTTGGAATACAAAGGCATCCAATTTGGAGTAGAAGTAATTGCTGTTCCTCCAGCATGGACTAGTCTTACTTGTCATCAATGCCTACATATTGGACTGCGTTCTGATAAGCGTTTCAGATGTACTAATGAGGCTTGTTCTTGGAGTGGTGACGCTGATTTAAACGGAGCAAAGAATATTGCTACTATTGGGGCGAATCTTGTAAACTCGCCCAGAGGCTCGAACTGTTTGTGCTGTAAACTCAGTGTAGATAGTTCAGGGCTACTAAAAGCCTACACTGTACGCGAAGCGTCAGTGTAG
- a CDS encoding GNAT family N-acetyltransferase → MVEQLKPRYSVVWTNKIAEVPQNAWNALAMPLKTPFLEWEWLNNLETSQSTTAKTGWLPNHLTLWRDRTLIAAAPLYLKGHSSGEFVFDHQWAELADRIGVQYYPKLLGMTPFTPAEGYRFLIAPGEDEDEITALMVHEIDTFCSKNRISGCHFLYVDPQWRPMLERHGFTTWLHHSYVWENAGFKTFDDYLKVFNANQRRNIKRERKAVEKAGLRLQPLTGDEIPQSVFRLMYQFYADTCDKFGWWGSKYLTQRFFEQLQADYRHRVLFFAAYSEQDNSHPLGMSFCLFKGDKLYGRYWGSFQEIDCLHFDACYYAPIEWAIANGIQVFDPGAGGRHKKRRGFPAMPNHSLHRFYNNRLGQILRPYIKEVNQLEQQEIEAINADLPFS, encoded by the coding sequence ATGGTGGAACAACTTAAGCCTCGCTATTCTGTCGTTTGGACGAACAAAATCGCTGAAGTACCCCAAAATGCCTGGAATGCTTTGGCAATGCCACTCAAAACGCCATTTTTAGAATGGGAGTGGCTAAATAATCTCGAAACCTCCCAGAGTACTACGGCTAAAACTGGTTGGTTGCCAAATCACTTGACATTGTGGCGAGATAGAACGCTGATTGCTGCTGCGCCACTTTATCTTAAAGGACATAGTTCTGGTGAATTTGTTTTCGATCACCAATGGGCAGAGTTAGCCGATCGCATCGGAGTCCAATATTACCCAAAATTGCTGGGAATGACACCATTTACTCCTGCTGAAGGCTATAGATTTTTAATCGCCCCAGGAGAAGATGAGGATGAAATCACAGCGCTAATGGTGCATGAAATTGACACTTTTTGCTCAAAAAATCGAATTTCTGGGTGTCATTTTCTCTACGTCGATCCCCAATGGCGTCCGATGCTGGAACGGCATGGGTTTACAACTTGGCTGCACCACAGCTATGTCTGGGAAAATGCTGGCTTTAAAACTTTTGATGACTATTTAAAGGTGTTTAACGCCAATCAGCGCCGCAATATTAAGCGGGAACGCAAAGCTGTGGAAAAAGCAGGTTTACGATTACAACCTTTGACTGGCGATGAAATTCCTCAATCTGTGTTTCGCTTGATGTATCAGTTTTATGCTGACACCTGTGATAAGTTTGGCTGGTGGGGTAGCAAGTATCTCACACAGCGCTTTTTTGAGCAGCTACAGGCCGATTATCGCCATCGAGTCTTGTTTTTCGCCGCATATAGTGAGCAAGATAATTCTCATCCTTTAGGAATGTCGTTTTGTTTGTTTAAAGGTGACAAACTCTATGGACGCTATTGGGGAAGTTTTCAAGAAATAGATTGTTTACATTTTGATGCTTGCTATTATGCGCCAATTGAGTGGGCGATCGCTAACGGAATCCAAGTTTTTGATCCTGGCGCGGGTGGCCGCCATAAAAAACGCCGTGGTTTCCCCGCTATGCCCAATCACAGTCTGCACCGCTTTTACAATAATCGTTTAGGGCAAATTTTACGTCCCTATATTAAGGAAGTGAATCAACTCGAACAGCAGGAGATTGAGGCAATTAATGCAGATTTACCATTTAGCTAG
- a CDS encoding DUF389 domain-containing protein, with protein MGNNIRDRFKNFRRRGSHPEQLQELHTDLLAESTLDSAYIILITSSCAIATLGLLSNSAAVIIGAMIIAPLMLPIRGLAFGALQADITLFRKGVIAVVVGTVLAVAIAFSLGWLVGLPSYGSEVLARSRPTLLDLGIAVAAGGISGYAKIETKISTSLAGTAIAVALMPPICVIGLGLAQGNWSLSFGATLLYLTNLLGIALSCMVTFLVAGYTSMARAHKPLIWTMALTAILLIPLGVSFARLVRQAQLETSLRRALLNRTVTFGRLQLLNSNTNWLTNPPEVRLSVRAKEPVTPRQVELLEEFVKREMGQTFTLIFEVGQVEEIRSSEPTL; from the coding sequence TTGGGTAATAACATTCGAGATCGCTTTAAAAATTTCCGCCGCCGGGGTTCGCACCCGGAACAACTCCAAGAGCTACATACAGACTTGCTGGCAGAATCAACCCTAGACTCAGCTTACATAATTTTGATTACTAGCTCCTGTGCGATCGCTACTTTAGGTTTATTGTCCAACAGTGCGGCTGTGATTATTGGCGCGATGATTATTGCCCCCCTAATGTTGCCGATTCGGGGTTTAGCTTTTGGGGCTTTGCAGGCAGATATTACCTTGTTTCGCAAGGGTGTAATAGCTGTAGTAGTGGGCACAGTTTTAGCAGTGGCGATCGCCTTTTCTCTGGGTTGGCTAGTGGGATTGCCCAGCTACGGTAGTGAGGTGCTAGCTCGTTCAAGGCCAACATTATTAGATTTGGGAATTGCGGTAGCGGCTGGTGGTATCAGTGGCTACGCTAAAATTGAAACAAAAATTTCTACTAGTTTAGCGGGAACTGCGATCGCTGTTGCCCTTATGCCCCCCATTTGTGTGATTGGCTTAGGCTTGGCACAAGGAAATTGGTCACTCAGTTTCGGGGCAACCCTACTTTATCTCACCAACTTATTAGGTATTGCTCTCTCCTGTATGGTGACGTTCTTAGTAGCGGGTTACACTTCAATGGCGCGGGCACATAAGCCCCTAATTTGGACTATGGCTTTGACAGCTATCTTGCTAATTCCCTTGGGAGTCAGCTTTGCCCGACTTGTACGACAAGCACAACTAGAAACCAGTCTACGACGGGCATTATTAAACCGAACTGTCACCTTTGGGCGATTGCAGTTACTCAATAGCAATACCAACTGGTTGACAAATCCTCCAGAAGTGCGTTTGAGCGTCCGGGCAAAAGAACCTGTCACACCCCGGCAAGTAGAATTATTAGAAGAATTTGTCAAGCGAGAGATGGGGCAAACATTCACTCTAATTTTTGAAGTTGGTCAAGTAGAGGAAATTAGAAGTTCTGAACCCACACTCTAA
- a CDS encoding ATP-binding protein, with protein sequence MTNSRQSSFRRILVTRILLLFVPVLLIGEIVALNKARSSILGTARQNLTESAISKGERIGDAIAILKANLLSVSKTTVIPSGSPIQEQEILTQFRQQLPASIECIQLTNLLNQKIIASSCGDQPIKEVTSPLPNEGIDVKTIFPSKTGRTGKRNTQNQLQVVLSAPVSDNRKNSVYSLSIQSALYQQTRNAPGSLTGAMVVIAEDGTILAHPFTEWVGTNISQHPYASQFKSIIKNAIAGRNDSINLSFTDGKELVAGYTAITNPLSQQQQEKWIVLAITSVENALFGLEEIKLILIVLTVGLIGASLLASLYLAPYLARPVEELRDYALNIHSHHAAQPVPHNFQIREFNQLAQALDQMVERLKAGSEELEIAWKEAKTANQIKSQFLATTSHELRNPLNIIINCIRLVEDGLCDDREEEMDFLKRADETTIHLLGIINDLLDISKIEAGKLSVVSTPIDLRQTLLEVINLQSVNVQQKGLQLKCELDPQPIPIKADGAKLKQVLINVIGNATKFTDTGSITISTEIQSSGGQSQVVVAVKDTGIGIDPTQQHKLFRPFVMVNGTTTRQFEGTGLGLAISRNLIELMGGSITLESAGLYQGTTLKITLPLIDISLLAVPKKEENVGDLEFSSGNEGVKASNYPSRQESGVSPSLGNNKSVKAEVDKEMLPKSLVLLGKETCEIRLSPLQTILVSLPKGGVCANGTVKR encoded by the coding sequence ATGACTAATTCCCGCCAATCTTCCTTTCGTCGAATTTTAGTAACGAGAATATTGCTTCTGTTTGTCCCAGTTTTACTTATAGGCGAGATTGTTGCCTTAAATAAGGCACGTTCTAGTATATTAGGAACTGCACGTCAAAATTTAACAGAAAGCGCCATCAGTAAAGGGGAAAGAATTGGAGATGCGATCGCTATCTTAAAAGCTAATTTGCTGAGTGTAAGTAAAACGACTGTGATTCCTTCAGGTTCGCCCATACAAGAACAAGAAATTCTCACGCAGTTTAGGCAACAACTTCCAGCAAGTATTGAGTGCATCCAATTAACAAACCTCCTCAACCAGAAAATAATTGCCAGTAGCTGCGGGGATCAACCTATCAAAGAAGTGACATCACCTTTACCTAATGAAGGAATTGATGTCAAAACAATCTTTCCGTCAAAGACAGGAAGAACTGGCAAAAGAAACACACAAAATCAACTGCAAGTAGTGTTATCTGCACCAGTCTCCGATAACCGAAAAAATTCAGTTTACAGCTTAAGTATTCAGTCTGCATTGTACCAACAAACCAGAAATGCGCCGGGATCGCTCACAGGCGCTATGGTAGTGATTGCTGAAGATGGCACAATTTTGGCGCACCCATTCACAGAGTGGGTGGGAACTAATATCAGTCAGCACCCTTATGCTTCTCAGTTCAAAAGCATAATTAAAAATGCCATCGCCGGACGAAACGATTCCATAAATTTGTCTTTTACAGATGGCAAAGAATTAGTAGCTGGCTATACAGCTATTACAAATCCACTCAGCCAACAGCAACAGGAAAAATGGATAGTTTTAGCTATTACTAGTGTCGAAAATGCGCTTTTTGGTTTAGAGGAAATCAAACTAATTCTCATCGTTTTGACAGTTGGGTTGATTGGTGCAAGTTTGTTAGCATCTCTATATTTAGCTCCTTACTTGGCACGCCCTGTAGAAGAACTGCGAGATTATGCCCTCAATATTCACTCTCACCACGCTGCACAACCAGTTCCGCACAATTTTCAAATCCGGGAATTCAATCAACTAGCCCAAGCCTTAGACCAAATGGTAGAACGGCTCAAAGCTGGGTCAGAAGAACTAGAAATAGCTTGGAAAGAAGCAAAAACCGCTAACCAGATTAAAAGCCAGTTTCTGGCTACGACTTCCCATGAATTAAGAAACCCATTAAATATTATTATTAACTGTATTCGCCTGGTTGAAGATGGCTTATGTGATGACCGGGAAGAAGAAATGGACTTTCTCAAGCGTGCCGATGAAACAACGATTCACTTGCTAGGTATTATTAATGATTTACTCGACATTTCTAAAATCGAAGCAGGTAAGCTTTCAGTTGTTTCCACACCTATTGACCTCCGACAAACATTGTTAGAGGTGATTAATTTACAATCAGTTAATGTTCAACAAAAAGGCTTACAGTTGAAATGTGAGCTAGATCCCCAACCGATACCAATTAAAGCAGACGGGGCAAAACTGAAGCAGGTGCTGATTAATGTTATCGGCAACGCCACTAAGTTCACCGATACAGGAAGTATTACCATTAGTACAGAGATTCAATCTAGTGGTGGTCAATCTCAGGTGGTAGTCGCTGTTAAAGATACAGGTATAGGGATTGATCCAACTCAACAGCACAAGCTATTTCGCCCCTTTGTAATGGTGAATGGCACAACCACGCGCCAGTTTGAAGGTACTGGATTGGGATTAGCAATTTCACGAAACTTAATCGAACTCATGGGAGGCAGCATTACTCTTGAGAGTGCAGGGCTTTATCAAGGTACAACACTGAAAATTACTTTACCTTTGATTGATATCTCGCTGTTAGCTGTTCCCAAGAAAGAAGAAAACGTAGGGGATCTTGAGTTTTCCTCTGGGAATGAGGGCGTAAAAGCAAGCAATTACCCTAGCCGACAAGAGTCTGGTGTAAGTCCTTCTTTGGGGAACAACAAATCTGTGAAAGCAGAGGTAGACAAAGAGATGTTGCCGAAGTCCCTGGTTTTACTTGGGAAGGAGACTTGTGAGATCCGTCTTTCGCCCTTGCAAACTATCTTGGTAAGTCTTCCAAAAGGGGGAGTTTGTGCGAATGGGACTGTCAAGAGGTAA
- the thrC gene encoding threonine synthase → MTQAITTQTKASTAYFQALKCKECGAEYELKASNVCELCFGPLEVKYDYNALRLTVTRETIQAGPNSIWRYRPFLPVATDNVIDVGTGMTPLVRSHRLARRLGLNKLYIKNDAVNMPTLSFKDRVVSVALSRARELGFTTVSCASTGNLANSTAAIAAHAGLDCCVFIPADLEAGKIIGSLIYSPTLMAVKGNYDQVNRLCSEVANTHGWGFVNINLRPYYSEGSKTLGFEVAEQLGWELPDHVVAPLASGSLFTKIYKGFQEFIEVGLVENKKVRFSGAQAEGCSPIAQAFKEGRDFIKPVKPNTIAKSLAIGNPADGIYAVELAQKTGGNIESVNDAEIIDGIKLLAETEGIFTETAGGTTVAVLKKLVEAGKIDPDETTVIYITGNGLKTQEAIQGYVGEPLTIDAKLDSFERALERSRTLDRLEWQQVLV, encoded by the coding sequence ATGACTCAGGCAATCACAACCCAAACCAAAGCCAGCACTGCCTACTTTCAAGCCTTGAAGTGTAAGGAATGTGGTGCAGAATATGAACTCAAAGCCAGTAATGTTTGTGAGTTGTGTTTTGGGCCGTTAGAAGTCAAGTATGACTACAATGCTCTACGTCTAACTGTCACTCGTGAAACAATTCAAGCCGGGCCTAATTCAATTTGGCGCTACCGCCCATTTTTGCCTGTCGCAACTGACAATGTTATAGATGTGGGAACGGGGATGACTCCGTTGGTTCGTTCCCACCGTCTTGCCCGTCGCCTGGGTCTAAATAAGCTTTATATAAAAAATGATGCCGTTAATATGCCCACCCTGAGCTTTAAGGATCGGGTGGTGTCAGTCGCTCTCTCCAGAGCGCGGGAGTTAGGTTTCACTACTGTTTCTTGCGCTAGCACTGGCAACTTGGCAAATTCTACAGCTGCGATCGCAGCTCACGCAGGTTTAGACTGCTGTGTATTTATTCCCGCAGATTTAGAAGCTGGTAAAATTATCGGTAGTTTGATATACAGTCCTACCCTGATGGCCGTCAAGGGCAACTACGATCAAGTAAATCGCCTCTGTTCAGAAGTTGCAAATACACATGGTTGGGGTTTTGTCAACATTAATCTGCGTCCTTATTACTCTGAAGGTTCTAAGACACTAGGTTTTGAAGTTGCGGAACAACTGGGTTGGGAACTACCGGATCATGTTGTTGCTCCCTTGGCATCTGGTTCTCTGTTTACCAAAATTTATAAAGGCTTCCAAGAATTTATAGAAGTTGGTTTGGTAGAAAACAAAAAAGTCCGTTTCAGTGGCGCTCAAGCTGAAGGTTGTTCACCCATCGCCCAAGCCTTCAAAGAAGGACGCGACTTTATTAAGCCAGTTAAACCGAATACAATTGCCAAATCCCTAGCGATCGGCAATCCAGCAGACGGCATTTATGCTGTGGAGTTAGCTCAGAAGACTGGTGGTAACATTGAATCAGTCAATGATGCAGAAATTATTGATGGCATCAAACTACTGGCAGAAACCGAAGGCATCTTCACCGAAACGGCTGGTGGTACAACTGTAGCCGTGCTGAAGAAATTGGTAGAAGCTGGCAAAATTGATCCAGATGAAACTACCGTAATTTACATCACTGGTAACGGTCTAAAAACCCAAGAAGCAATTCAAGGCTACGTTGGCGAACCCTTGACTATTGATGCCAAACTCGATAGTTTTGAACGTGCCCTAGAGCGATCGCGTACTCTTGATCGCTTGGAATGGCAACAAGTTCTCGTTTAG
- a CDS encoding ubiquitin-like small modifier protein 1, with protein MAVKVLVPTTLQSFTNNQATLESNGSTIAELLESLEQSFPGIKSRLCDEEGKLRRFVNFYVDSEDIRHLDGINTTLKDGDEVSIVPAVAGG; from the coding sequence ATGGCTGTAAAAGTTTTAGTTCCGACGACTCTTCAGAGTTTTACTAATAATCAAGCTACTCTAGAATCCAACGGTAGCACCATTGCTGAATTGTTGGAATCCTTAGAACAAAGCTTTCCTGGTATTAAATCGCGTTTGTGCGATGAAGAAGGCAAGCTACGTCGATTTGTAAATTTTTACGTAGATAGCGAAGATATCCGCCATTTAGATGGTATTAACACAACTCTTAAAGATGGCGACGAGGTAAGTATTGTCCCAGCTGTCGCTGGTGGTTAA
- a CDS encoding cation:proton antiporter, translating into MVLESAIAEEVITNNLKQFLLVLSVSLGVATLPQIFSWFRNIPYTLLLVIVGLGLALVDVRLVTLSPELILFIFLPPLLFEAAWNLKWSELKRDLVPICLYAVFGVLIAIAGVAIALNQLVGISLTTALLIAASLSATDPVSVTALFRQLGVGSRLTTLMEGESLFNDGMAVVAFSFLVALSLGTVELEFQPILLQLFTVVGIGVAVGAFIGFGISYLTQRFDLPLVEQSLTLVSAYGTYLIIEDLGGSGVIGVVTTGLILGNFGSRIGMNPRTRIIVSEFWEFLAFFVNSIVFLLIGDQIRFASLGENLQIIMVTVVAMILMRAVAIFILSKLSTSITKSDISLPEQTILWWGGLRGSVSIALALSVPVTLPEREKIIATVFGVVLFTLLVQGLTIKPLLEKLNLLGDAPLREQYLEFVARHVALERVLEHLQADKRPGIDPEFRRYQETLIKGELADLRIEIDKLQDEYPNLQSFTTEQFRGELLAIEADTYAEFVKSGRLNKELASMLEDVLQNNQKEG; encoded by the coding sequence ATGGTGCTTGAATCCGCGATCGCAGAGGAAGTGATTACAAACAATCTCAAGCAGTTTCTGTTGGTACTTTCGGTATCTTTAGGTGTGGCGACACTACCGCAGATATTTAGCTGGTTTCGCAATATACCTTACACCTTACTACTGGTGATTGTCGGCTTAGGTTTGGCGTTGGTGGATGTCCGTTTAGTAACCCTTTCTCCCGAATTAATTTTGTTCATTTTTTTACCACCACTGCTATTTGAAGCCGCCTGGAATTTGAAATGGTCGGAACTGAAGCGGGATTTAGTGCCAATTTGCTTGTATGCAGTGTTTGGGGTGTTAATTGCGATCGCCGGAGTAGCGATCGCTCTCAATCAACTTGTTGGCATTTCTCTAACTACAGCTTTACTCATTGCAGCCAGTCTATCTGCAACTGACCCTGTTTCTGTCACCGCTTTGTTTCGGCAACTCGGCGTAGGTAGTCGTCTTACCACCTTAATGGAAGGCGAAAGCTTGTTTAATGATGGCATGGCTGTAGTTGCCTTTAGTTTTTTGGTGGCCTTATCTTTGGGAACTGTGGAATTGGAATTCCAGCCAATTTTATTGCAGTTATTTACAGTTGTTGGCATCGGTGTAGCGGTGGGAGCTTTTATCGGATTTGGTATTTCCTACCTTACCCAGCGCTTCGATTTACCTTTAGTGGAACAATCCTTAACTTTGGTTTCCGCTTATGGCACTTACCTGATTATTGAAGACTTGGGCGGTTCTGGGGTAATTGGAGTTGTCACCACAGGTTTGATTTTAGGCAACTTTGGTTCTCGTATTGGCATGAATCCCCGCACCCGGATTATTGTTTCTGAATTTTGGGAATTTTTGGCATTCTTTGTTAACTCCATTGTCTTCCTGCTAATTGGCGACCAAATACGCTTTGCTAGTTTAGGCGAAAATCTGCAAATCATCATGGTGACAGTGGTAGCCATGATTTTAATGCGGGCAGTTGCTATTTTTATTCTCAGCAAATTGAGTACTAGCATCACCAAATCGGACATTTCGTTACCAGAACAAACTATCCTCTGGTGGGGTGGGTTACGTGGTTCCGTCTCCATTGCCCTGGCATTGAGTGTACCAGTAACATTACCAGAGCGAGAAAAAATCATTGCAACGGTATTTGGAGTAGTTTTATTTACTCTACTTGTCCAAGGATTAACCATCAAACCATTGCTAGAAAAACTCAATTTGCTAGGCGATGCACCCTTACGTGAGCAATATTTAGAATTCGTTGCCCGTCATGTTGCCTTAGAACGCGTTCTAGAACATCTCCAGGCAGATAAACGCCCTGGCATTGATCCAGAGTTTCGTCGTTATCAAGAAACATTGATCAAAGGCGAACTTGCAGATTTACGGATAGAAATTGACAAATTACAGGATGAGTACCCCAATCTTCAAAGCTTTACAACTGAACAATTCCGAGGAGAACTGCTGGCAATTGAAGCCGATACTTATGCAGAATTTGTCAAGTCTGGTCGCTTAAATAAAGAATTAGCGTCTATGCTTGAGGATGTTTTGCAGAATAATCAAAAAGAAGGTTGA
- a CDS encoding glutathione S-transferase family protein: protein MPKIILHQWEVSPFCNKVRKILKYKHLAYSVVNYNGLLAVAASRLSSAGKLPVIEYDGEKVQDSSDIAEFLEARHPQHPLYPADSKDLAQAYFWEDWADESLYWFEVYFRFRYPDALQLATSLLCKGRSKFEQVIFAPLARYTYERQLNAQGIGRIDKNRVEKKFFAHIGNFETILSQQDWLVGNHQTIADLAVAAQIDEILRTSPLKERILSYSHVKSWLERIQS from the coding sequence ATGCCAAAAATTATCCTGCATCAATGGGAAGTTTCTCCCTTTTGTAACAAGGTTCGTAAGATTCTCAAATACAAACATCTTGCCTATTCTGTCGTTAACTATAACGGTCTGCTGGCAGTAGCAGCTTCACGATTGTCATCTGCGGGAAAGCTTCCCGTGATTGAATACGATGGCGAGAAGGTTCAAGACAGCTCGGATATTGCAGAATTTCTGGAAGCCCGACACCCACAACATCCACTTTACCCCGCAGACAGCAAAGATTTAGCACAAGCCTATTTTTGGGAAGACTGGGCAGATGAATCATTGTACTGGTTTGAAGTATATTTTCGCTTCCGCTATCCAGATGCTCTCCAGCTAGCGACCAGCTTACTGTGTAAAGGACGATCAAAGTTTGAGCAAGTAATTTTTGCTCCTCTAGCCCGCTACACTTATGAAAGGCAACTGAATGCTCAAGGAATTGGTCGCATCGACAAGAACCGCGTTGAAAAAAAGTTTTTTGCCCATATAGGCAACTTTGAAACCATCCTCAGCCAGCAAGATTGGTTGGTGGGAAACCATCAAACTATAGCGGATCTAGCTGTAGCTGCACAAATAGATGAAATACTTCGCACCAGTCCGCTTAAAGAGCGGATATTATCATATTCTCATGTCAAATCTTGGCTAGAACGTATCCAATCCTAA